The Chloroflexota bacterium genome includes the window ATTGTTGCTCATTATAGTGGATGGATTCATTGTTCTCAAGGGGTTGGGTGGATATGAGGATGGGCACGGCTACTCAGAAGTTACCACCCGCATTGTCAGGGAGATTTGCGCCCCCGAGGAGCGCCCATTCTTCGACGCAGGGTGGATCAGTGTCTCTCTCGGTGTCGAAATTGCATGGATACACTTTAACCCCCGACTCGACGCAGTCCAAATCACTTGTTGGGATAGGCCAACTGTCAACCTTGAAAACCCGTGCGACAAAGAGACCACAGCCACACTGAAGAAGGAGGAAACCGAATAATGGCGCACCTAATCGAAACCATGATGTATGTCCGAGAGGAACCCTGGCACGGACTGGGGCAAAAGCTGGAGGCAGAATGCACCAGCGCCGAGGCACTCAGAGCCGCAGGTCTGGACTGGGAGGTGGAGCTCATCCCGGTCTACCGTGGCGACCTGATGGACAGGACAATCCTGATACCCGACAAGCGCGCAGTGGTCCGCAAGACAGACGGCCGCTGCTATAACGTGGTCGGTGCCCAGTACACCCCCATCCAGAACGCCCAGGCGTTTGCGTTCTTCGACGACGTGGTGGGCACAGGCCAGGCCGTATACCACACCGCCGGAAGCATCGCCAACGGAGCCAAGGTTTGGATTCTGGCAAAGCTACCCCAGACCCAGGCAGTCCGTGGCGTTGACCTGATGGAGAACTACTTGCTGCTAGTCAATGGGCACGATGGCAGCCTGAGCTTTCAGATGCTCTGGACACCCGTCCGCGTGGTCTGTAACAACACCCTTGTGAGAGCGCTGGGCAAGACCAACGGTCAGCTTTTCGTCACCCGCCACTCACCCAACATCCAGGCCAGAGTAGACCTGGCACAGCAGACGCTCGGAATCACCACGCAGAAATTTGA containing:
- a CDS encoding DUF932 domain-containing protein, with protein sequence MAHLIETMMYVREEPWHGLGQKLEAECTSAEALRAAGLDWEVELIPVYRGDLMDRTILIPDKRAVVRKTDGRCYNVVGAQYTPIQNAQAFAFFDDVVGTGQAVYHTAGSIANGAKVWILAKLPQTQAVRGVDLMENYLLLVNGHDGSLSFQMLWTPVRVVCNNTLVRALGKTNGQLFVTRHSPNIQARVDLAQQTLGITTQKFEVFMAQAERIAGQSFLKAEMDEFLANVLEIRPDVPLEKQPHKVKAMARIEELVEVGAGLQQAEIRGTKWALYNALTEWVDHER